Part of the Phoenix dactylifera cultivar Barhee BC4 unplaced genomic scaffold, palm_55x_up_171113_PBpolish2nd_filt_p 000823F, whole genome shotgun sequence genome, ctcttctcctctccggcCCTCTTCTCTCGCCCCTCGTCTCTCCCCTCGTTACCTCGCTCCCGTTCCCGGCTCTTCCTCAGAACCAGGTCTCattctcctccccctcctctcaCCTCTCTCTCCTCTATTTTTCTGCCTTGTTCTTGGGGTCCAATGGAAAGCACTACTTCTTCCTGGTTCTTTTGTAGAATCTGGAGCATCCGCCCACGGAGGAATGGAGTGGGAGTGAGGGCTTTTATGTCGTCAAGCATTACTGCGGAGGCGCTTCAAGAGAAAGCCCGGTCACAAGCCTACGGCTCCGACCAGATTCAGGTGATTTTAAGCCTTGATCATCTCTCTCCCGCGTTTTTTCCCCCAtcttttttgttattctcatcaTAGATTGAAATAGATTTTGTTGGATTCGGTAGGGGACAAAAcccctttttccttcttgctgagttatttttattttaactaaATCGGATTTTGAGATAACATGGGTGATCAATATATGTTTACTTTCCCAAGTAATGGAATAGAAGCATAAATATGATTACTATCATATTTTAACTCTTTTTGTTCGATGTGGTCTGTAGCTTAGTTAAGGTCCTTCTGAAGTACCAACTGATGCGCTGGCCATTTTCTCTCTTCAGGTTTTGGAAGGGCTAGATCCAGTTCGGAAGAGACCTGGAATGTATATTGGGAGCACTGGACCCCGTGGCTTGCATCATTTGGTATTTCCATATTCTTTTTAATCTCCCTCTCCACTGGTGTAAATTtggtctctctttctttctctcttttaaaattttgttttgCTCTGCTTACTTTTTTCATATGTTTCTTGTTTCTAGGTATATGAAATATTGGACAATGCCATTGATGAAGCTCAAGCAGGTTATGCCTCGAAGATTGATGTTGTTTTACATGAGGATAGTTCCGTGAGTATCACTGATAATGGACGTGGGGTATggccttcctttttcttttatagtCCAAATTTTGCtgataatgaacttataaaGAGATTTACCTTTTATACTGAATTTTGGTGACACAAAAGAATCTTTTTGTCCAAATGACTTGTACTTTCAAATGTACACTTTGCTTTGGTTGAAGCATGATAGTCAGCTAAAATCAGtagtaaacaaaagatgcaGAAAGGGTGTTAAGTCTAGCTTTGTTAAGTGAAAGGaagaatccaaaagaaacaagaaacaaTATGGGAACATAAATGGTATTATTATCAGCTTTTGATTCAAATCTAGTAGATATGCTCTGTGATAGTAATTTGGTTATTTTTTAGGCTAGACCTGTAGGAACAGAAGTGGCGCTGTTACCAGCTTTTTATCTAATTTGTTGTTTTCTATGCTCAATATCTGCAACTGATTACACCATATAAACATTTTTCTATCATCACATAGTATTTTCAGTCCATAAATAATATGTTTTCATGCTGTGCAGATTCCTACGGACTTACATCCCGTGACAAAAAAATCTTCCTTGGAGACTGTTTTGACGGTATTCTTTTTAACATAGTCGCTCTTCACCTCTCtcagctcatcatgcaagtatGCCAGATTATGGTTTTCACAGAATCTATGTGCATGACTTGATGGGAACTTGTACTGTGTCTCCTTTTTAATGGGTTGTAGTATGATTTAGAACATCTTGCATTGTGCCTTTGTCAGCTATTGTTTAATATGATATAATGCACATTGCTGTACTATTGCCATAGAAAAGCACAGCATACCGCAAGAGGAAGAGGGCATGCTATGGTGCCCAGAGGaaattattatcatttttttaccTAAAAACTGCACATGCACATGCGTGCTTCTGAATTGGAGTAAATATACAAATAACTACCCGAATAATTGCAGAATTTGGTTTTACGCGATACCACATTTTAATGATGTATACAATGACACTGACCGTATAAAAACATCTAGATCAAATTGGTAGTGTGTGTGACCTTCCTTATGAGAATCTAGAACCCCCTAGATGGCAATGGGAACCCTACTAGTACTGAAAATGAAGGAATTTGTACCAATATAAGTTTCATCATTCTCTAACAAGGTCGTTGATAATGTTTTCATGTTTAGGTACAAATAAAGATGTTAGTCTAAGGTCACAATTAATGCCTGAATTCAGAAAGTACCATTAACATGTGAAACCAAACAATCCAATTTTTACATTATTTCTATGACCAAAGAACATTACAAAAGTCACTGGACTCTAGGATAGGCATCAAACTATCATTGTCATCCGCACCCTCCCCAACATCCTCATCATCCTCTGATAGTCAGAATTATTTGTGCAGAGAATAGCTCCCTCTCCTTTATCGCTTCAGCTTGTGATAATGAGCAAGCTGGTGCTTCATCTGGAGCAGAGCCCCCAATACTCCCCCCCACCATGGCTTACAACTATTGTTTGTTTTCTGGATAGACTTGCTTATGTCGCTCCAATTTGATGTCATTTGTAATTCTTTTTCCTGATTTTTCACCAAGCACTGACCAATCAATTGGACTAAGCAAAGGAAAAAGTGTTGGTTTCCTGTAAGAAAGAACTCATTATATTGCCCAAAAACTCAATTGTACCTTACAAGCTTCAAATTCAATGATTTCTTGTGCTATTAATGCAGAACCAATGTTTGAAGAACTGACTGTACTGTGGTATGATACTCCCGGCACTGAGATGTACTAAAGTGTATCAAGGGCGTATCAAACTGTACTGTACCATGGTATTTCAAACCTTGGATAAATCATGTTTTGATATGGGGGCATGCCATGGTATGTACCACACTAAGACGTGTGGCACACCCTTATACTACGGGACttcaaaccttttgtagaacTGAATAAGACAGATCCAGAATTGGACTATTGGCTATGGAAATTTGCAATCTTTTCTGTGTTTTCTTGGTCATACAAGGCTCAAAACCAGAATTTTTGGATCTCTTAGATCTTGAACCATAAAGTTTTAGAGATATAAGAGATGAAAAAAAtacaaagaaataatttataatatcaCAAGCGAAAAcctgaaaagaaaggaaggaagaaagggcTCCGTGGACTGCTGGGTGAGTAGGGCTGTCCACCATATGAATCGTAGACTTGTAGGCTTCAGTTATTCATGTAATTTGGCCTAAAATGGAATTTAGGCATGGAATTTGGATTGATTGACAGGAGGTTAGATCTGAATATCTGATTTAACTTGCATTTTGCAAGATTTCTAGAGCGAGATTTTGCaggacatttttatttttttatacgaACATTGCTACTTTACTTTATATAGCCACGTTCTTGCTTAAAAGTTAGAAGTATGATCTCCCATATTATTGTAAAGTTTAAAGTATCTTTTGTTGCTTCTTTAATTTGAAGTCCAAAGACTTTTTAAGTATATTTTATAAGAAGGAGATGTATATGATTTTGTCTTCCATCCTGACTGTCAGCATTATTATCTTTCATAATTCTTAAAACCCTGGATATTGCAAGTGATGGAGCATAACATATTCCAAATCCAATGATCTATGATATATTTCAATATCCATAATCCTTGCACATGTTGCTGTCAATGTCCGAGTTTTAAAAGACTTCATACTATCAACCCCTCATTGGTGCATCTTGCTGTCCTACGTGTCCATGGAAGTCATCTCTGTACCATAGGCTGTGTCCTCTCCTCTTTTTCATATATCACTCTGCTTTGTTACATGACTGTTTGCTTGGGTTTTATTATTGATATATTCTAAGAAGAGGATGCAAATTTAGATGTGCCTCGTGACACTCTAGGTGTTGATATATTTTGAAAGACATGGATTGCTTCAGCCAGCTGATGAACCTTTCTCGAATTCTGGGGAAGGACTTGCTTCCAACTCTTATGTCATTCTTACTAAATCTTCTGTCTATCACTAGTTCAAAGCTGTAGTGATCAGTTGATTCATTATCTGATATTGGTTTTTTGACTTTCATAGAATTGTTGCATTCGTCTGCACCATTAAATTATTCAAGATGCATTGATTTACTtcgttgatgcttcttgtgcatTATATGGTGATTCACCTTTCGAATCATGCACTGTTGATTGTAATAGCAACAGAGAAAAGGAAGTCGTGTAAGAGTTAGACAGTTGGAAGATCAACCTTTGCTGTGTGGATTAGAATGATAGACAACGAAGGGGGAATTGAACATAAGATATATGTAGCATGATGGTTATGTGGTGGTTGTGTCATGGCTTAAAATATTCAGGAATGATTGTTGGCAAATGAAACTTCGGAGCAGAATACAAAACTTGCTTTGGAAGCAAGTTATGGCATTGGTGAGGATTGGGTTTGAATGCTCAAAAGAAGACTGAGAAAGATATGGATGGAACTAGTAAAGATGAGAAACTTTTTATGAGAAACATAGCAGATCCTGTAATTTGAGGATGTCTTCTGATGATTGTATCACTTCTAAGTtcatatttcttttatgttatCAGTTCTAACTTGCACAGCATTTTCTGCAGCCATCTTTTTCAACACAGATTTTTTTCTCGACTGTGTTTCTTTTGATTGGTAGTTTAAATGTATCAAAGTTATTTCCTcacagaaataaaaaaatcatttataTAGGTTCTATTCTCCATAATAATCTGATATTCAACATCTATATTATAGCTTGCGGTAGGTCATGATTTGTTGCCTTGTGATTTTATTGATGAACAAAATTTCCATCACTGAATACTGTACTTCTTAGAGTTCTATATTTAAGTAAAAGCTAATTAAGATTGCACTTAAATAAGATCTTGCATTACTGCTGATTTAAGAACATTCAGTTTGCTGCAATTTatgatcaattttttttaacaattatTTAATCTATTACCAACTTC contains:
- the LOC120107317 gene encoding DNA gyrase subunit B, chloroplastic/mitochondrial-like, which produces MALLRPPPLQLRFAARRLFSSPALFSRPSSLPSLPRSRSRLFLRTRIWSIRPRRNGVGVRAFMSSSITAEALQEKARSQAYGSDQIQVLEGLDPVRKRPGMYIGSTGPRGLHHLVYEILDNAIDEAQAGYASKIDVVLHEDSSVSITDNGRGIPTDLHPVTKKSSLETVLTVLHAGGKFGGSSSGYNVSGGLHGVGLSVVNALSEALEVTVWRDGKAYQQTYSRGKPMTSLTCHLLPAESSARQGTCIRFWPDRDVFTTSMTFEFNTIASRIRELAFLNPEVQNILHNCFMQLAIFVLLGHFQFQILS